Below is a window of Burkholderia cepacia DNA.
GGTAAACGGCGGCCGTAACTATAACGGTCCTAAGGTAGCGAAATTCCTTGTCGGGTAAGTTCCGACCTGCACGAATGGCGTAACGATGGCCACACTGTCTCCTCCCGAGACTCAGCGAAGTTGAAGTGTTTGTGATGATGCAATCTACCCGCGGCTAGACGGAAAGACCCCATGAACCTTTACTGTAGCTTTGCATTGGACTTTGAACCGATCTGTGTAGGATAGGTGGGAGGCTATGAAACCGGAACGCTAGTTTCGGTGGAGCCGTCCTTGAAATACCACCCTGGTTTGTTTGAGGTTCTAACCTTGGCCCGTGATCCGGGTCGGGGACAGTGCATGGTAGGCAGTTTGACTGGGGCGGTCTCCTCCCAAAGCGTAACGGAGGAGTACGAAGGTACGCTAGGTACGGTCGGAAATCGTGCTGATAGTGCAATGGCATAAGCGTGCTTAACTGCGAGACCGACAAGTCGAGCAGGTGCGAAAGCAGGTCATAGTGATCCGGTGGTTCTGTATGGAAGGGCCATCGCTCAACGGATAAAAGGTACTCTGGGGATAACAGGCTGATACCGCCCAAGAGTTCATATCGACGGCGGTGTTTGGCACCTCGATGTCGGCTCATCTCATCCTGGGGCTGTAGCCGGTCCCAAGGGTATGGCTGTTCGCCATTTAAAGAGGTACGTGAGCTGGGTTTAAAACGTCGTGAGACAGTTTGGTCCCTATCTGCCGTGGGCGTTGGATATTTGAAGGGGGCTGCTCCTAGTACGAGAGGACCGGAGTGGACGAACCTCTGGTGTACCGGTTGTCACGCCAGTGGCATCGCCGGGTAGCTATGTTCGGAAGAGATAACCGCTGAAAGCATCTAAGCGGGAAACTCGCCTTAAGATGAGATATCCCTGGGGACTAGATCCCCTTGAAGGGTCGTTCGAGACCAGGACGTTGATAGGTCAGGTGTGTAAGCGCAGTAATGCGTTCAGCTAACTGATACTAATTGCCCGTAAGGCTTGATCCTATAACAAGTCTGCCTTGTAGATCGGCGCCGTGCGCAAGCACTGGCTGCAGGATCCAGAGCGACAAGTTGGATTCTCGTGTGTGATACACACAACTCAAAATTACTGCTTCTTCCAAGATTGGTTGTGCTGCGAAGCCAGCACAACAACCCTCTTTGCCTGATGACCATAGCGAGTCGGTCCCACCCCTTCCCATCCCGAACAGGACCGTGAAACGACTCTACGCCGATGATAGTGCGGATTCCCGTGTGAAAGTAGGTAATCGTCAGGCTCCCTAAGCCAGAAACCCCCGCCCGAAAGGCGGGGGTTTTTGCATTGGTGCGGCGGAAATGCGCGCGAGCTGGCCAGGCGCAATGCGGCCGGAACTGAGGCGGCAGACGGCAGACGGCAGACGGCAGACGGCAGACGGCAGACGGCAGACGGCAGACGGCAGACGGCAGACGGCAGACGGCAGACGGCAGACGGCAGACGGCAGACGGCAGACGGCAGACGGCAGACGGCAGACGGCAGACGGTCGCGGATCAGGCATCTGCCATCCTCGAGCAATCCGCCGCCAAGCACCTCCGATTTCCCCGGTACGTTCTTCTACGGATCACGCCAATCCACCTGCAGTCAGTCTCCGGTCGATGTCGACACATCGAGAGACGAAGTCTTGATGGCCGAAAATGAGCGACGTTCGTCGACGATGATCGACAAATACCATCTTCTGGCGAACATTCCCTGCTTCATCCACCGGTCTTTCGACGCACCCTGCAGACCTGACCGTGTGCGCCCTTCGGCGAACGCAGCACGAAATTGTCATAAAAATCTATGCGCATAAAGTCCGCTCGCGCGACATGCGCTGCGGAGCGGAGAGCGACCCCTTCAGGGTAATATCGCCATTCGTCCCGATTCGCGGCGCTTGTCCACACCTGCTGGCGATCGGTGTCTTTCGCATTCCCTCTCCTGCATCGTTCATGACTGACAGCCCTGCCCAAGGTGGTCGGACGACCGACTTCTTGCCGTATCTCGTCGCCGCAACGTTCTTCATGGAGTATCTCGACACGACCGTGATCGCGACCGCGCTGCCGCAAATGGCGCATTCGTTCGGTGTCGGTCCGAACGCGCTGAGCCTCGGGATGACGGCCTACATGCTTGCGCTGGCGGTGTTCATTCCGATCAGCGGCTGGATCGCGGATCGCTATGGGTCGCGCACGGTATTCGCGAGCGCGATCGTCGTCTTCACCGGCGCGTCGGTGCTGTGCGGGCTGTCCGAGGGTGTCGTGACGTTCACGGCTGCACGGCTGCTGCAGGGTGTCGGCGGGGCAATGATGGTGCCGGTCGGACGGATGATCGTCGTGCGTAGCACCGAGAAGGCCAAGCTGATGCGAGCGATCGCGACGATCACGTGGCCGGGCATCGTCGCGCCTGTCGTCGGGCCGCCGATCGGTGGCTTCATCACGACCTATGCGTCATGGCGCTGGATCTTCCTGCTGAACGTCCCGTTCGGTATTGCCGCGCTCGTCTGTACCTGGCTGATCGTCCGGAACACGCGGGCCGACGAGCAACGGCCGCTCGACTGGGTTGGATTCGTGCTGGCCGGTGGCGCATTGACTTGTCTGTTGATCGGCACCGAAGCGGCCGGCCAGCAGGATGTCGACTTCACGCGCGCGGGTGTCCTGGTGGGCGCGAGCGTGCTGTTCGGCGTGGCCGCGTGGTTGCATGCGCGACGCTGCGCGCATCCGCTGCTCGACTTCACCACGCTGAAGGTGCCGACCTTCTCGGTGACGGTGATCACCGGTTCGATCACGCGGATGGCGATCAACGCCGTGCCGTACCTGCTGCCGCTGTTGTTCCAGATCGGCTTCGGGCTGTCGCCGTTCCAGTCCGGCCTGTTGTTGCTCGCGAGTGCGCTCGGCAATCTGGGGATGAAGGCGGGAACATCGTGGATTCTCGACCGATATGGCTTCCGGCGCGTTGCACTCGTCGACGTGACCATTGTCGGCATCTTCACGATTGCGTGCGGCTGGCTGACCGCGTCGACGCCGCTGACGATCACGTTGCTCGTCGTATTCGTCTACGGACTCACGCGGTCGATGCAGTTCACGACACTCGCGACACTCGCCTATGCGGATATCCCGGCTCATCAGACGAGTGCGGCCAGCACGCTGTGGAGTGCTGCACAGCAGATGACGATCGGGATGGGAATCGCGTTCGGTGCGTTGTCGCTGCGGCTCGCGGCGTTGGCGCGCGGCGATGCGGCCGGCATGCATTACGTGCTCGACGATTTCCGCTGGGCCTTCGTCGCGGCAGGCGTGCTCGCGCTGCTGACGCTGCCGGGCTATGCACGGCTGGCCTCCAATGCGGGCGACCGGCTGCGGGCTGGTGTGGCGCGAGGGTAGGTCGAGCGGAGAACCGAATTCGCACTGCGACAGGTGAGTGCGCCTGTTTTTCGTCGCTCACCTGAATCGTCGATCCGTTGTGGTTACGTTGGCCCGACGGTCAGCGCAATCGGCCATTTGTCACTACTGCGGGTGCCTGATCAGCCGCGCGGTGCTTTAGCGCAAACCGGAAATCATCCGCGTGACGAACGTCGAGACGGCGCCACGCTCGTCCTCGCTGCCGTCACTGCGCGTCATGGAAAATGATGCCGACCGTGTGGCGGTGGCCGCTGCGGATCCGGCTCACGCCGTGGCGCAGGTTGACGCGATAGACGCCTCGCGTCCCCTGCACGGGTCTGCCGTGCACGGCGAAGATCACCGCGTCGCCTTGCATCAGCGGCACCACTTCCGCCC
It encodes the following:
- a CDS encoding DHA2 family efflux MFS transporter permease subunit; amino-acid sequence: MTDSPAQGGRTTDFLPYLVAATFFMEYLDTTVIATALPQMAHSFGVGPNALSLGMTAYMLALAVFIPISGWIADRYGSRTVFASAIVVFTGASVLCGLSEGVVTFTAARLLQGVGGAMMVPVGRMIVVRSTEKAKLMRAIATITWPGIVAPVVGPPIGGFITTYASWRWIFLLNVPFGIAALVCTWLIVRNTRADEQRPLDWVGFVLAGGALTCLLIGTEAAGQQDVDFTRAGVLVGASVLFGVAAWLHARRCAHPLLDFTTLKVPTFSVTVITGSITRMAINAVPYLLPLLFQIGFGLSPFQSGLLLLASALGNLGMKAGTSWILDRYGFRRVALVDVTIVGIFTIACGWLTASTPLTITLLVVFVYGLTRSMQFTTLATLAYADIPAHQTSAASTLWSAAQQMTIGMGIAFGALSLRLAALARGDAAGMHYVLDDFRWAFVAAGVLALLTLPGYARLASNAGDRLRAGVARG